From Xiphophorus hellerii strain 12219 chromosome 20, Xiphophorus_hellerii-4.1, whole genome shotgun sequence, the proteins below share one genomic window:
- the elf3 gene encoding ETS-related transcription factor Elf-3 isoform X1 produces the protein MSLRDSMSSPCLSSILTHANLTMYQTGLPDTPPQQLHVLPTIHTLESRSYNTRGYWYKQISPHHWTAEQVLEWISDHVESNKFDASTLSLDFCSIEGPNLCRMSQEEMTAAFGPHLGPHLYQNLEEYKTKYELQSLSGPELSETCQLLDNFLDNLSFPLLTTLKIGHGEEAEIKRNFEYRDGYDLTRFTMESLTSLDDTDYLSDNPSDSECSSSANSGTFRFMSSPESGSSESDPEFYPVSKVHIKTEDGDCRIKRPRGRPPKVNRGHSSSIYDNPKKSKHAPRGTHLWEFIRDILIHPEKNQGLMKWEDRREGVFKFLKSEAVAQMWGQKKKNTSMTYEKLSRAMRYYYKREILERVDGRRLVYKFGKNSSGWKTEEIGSSLSR, from the exons ATGTCTCTCAGAGACTCGATGTCGTCGCCGTGCCTCAGCAGCATCTTGACTCACGCCAACCTGACGATGTATCAGACTGGCTTACCCGACACCCCCCCACAGCAGCTCCATGTGCTGCCCACCATCCACACTCTGGAGAGCAGAAGTTACAACACGAGAG GTTACTGGTACAAACAGATCAGCCCTCACCACTGGACGGCAGAGCAAGTTCTAGAGTGGATCAGCGACCATGTGGAGAGCAACAAGTTTGATGCCAGCACCCTGAGTCTGGATTTCTGCTCCATTGAAGGTCCAAACCTCTGCCGCATGAGCCAGGAAGAAATGACTGCCGCTTTCGGCCCACACCTCGGCCCACATCTTTACCAGAACTTAGAAGAGTACAAGACCAAATATG aacTGCAGAGTCTCTCTGGACCAGAACTAAGTGAGACATGTCAACTTCTTGATAACTTCCTGGACAACTTGAGCTTCCCTTTGCTGACCACGCTCAAAATTGGCCATG GTGAAGAAGCTGAGATCAAGAGAAACTTTGAATACCGCGATGGTTATGATTTGACCAGATTCACCATGGAGTCCCTGACAAGTCTGGACGACACCGATTACCTTTCCGACAATCCATCTGACAGTGAATGCAGCTCCTCGGCCAACA GTGGGACGTTTAGATTCATGAGCTCCCCAGAGTCTGGCAGCAGCGAATCAGACCCTGAGTTCTACCCAGTGTCAA AGGTCCACATCAAAACCGAAGATGGAGACTGTCGCATCAAGAGACCCCGAGGGCGGCCTCCTAAAGTCAACCGTGGACACAGCAGCAGCATATACGACAAcccaaagaaaagcaaacatg CACCACGTGGCACCCACCTGTGGGAGTTCATCAGAGACATCCTCATCCACCCCGAGAAGAACCAGGGCCTGATGAAGTGGGAGGACCGTCGGGAGGGGGTGTTCAAATTCCTCAAGTCTGAGGCCGTCGCCCAGATGTGGggccagaagaagaagaacaccAGCATGACCTATGAGAAACTCAGCCGGGCCATGAG